A single window of Candidatus Cloacimonadota bacterium DNA harbors:
- a CDS encoding ATP-binding cassette domain-containing protein, translating into MIKVEGLTKIFKKKNGSSFRAVDNFSFVAEKGQIVSLLGVNGAGKTTMLRMLSTVLQADEGDALLEGYSIRDNPDKVRNVIGFLSGDTGLYNRLTPREIITYFGKLYDVPLNDIKSRIAEMAELLDMHDFLDRKVDVLSTGMKQKVSICRSIIHNPPIMIFDEPTAGLDILTARTIVSFIYKCKEEGKCILFSTHIMREAERIADKIELIHQGRLLAEGTIENMREKTGLTDLDDIFVHYVNASKILDEEVKADEY; encoded by the coding sequence ATGATTAAGGTTGAAGGACTAACTAAGATATTCAAGAAGAAAAACGGAAGCAGCTTTCGGGCTGTCGACAATTTTTCTTTCGTTGCTGAAAAGGGACAAATCGTATCTCTGCTGGGAGTTAACGGAGCCGGTAAAACGACGATGTTGAGGATGCTCTCCACAGTTTTACAGGCAGATGAGGGAGATGCATTACTTGAAGGATATAGTATTAGAGATAATCCTGACAAAGTAAGAAACGTTATTGGTTTCTTGTCAGGAGATACAGGATTGTATAACCGTTTAACTCCCCGAGAGATCATTACTTACTTTGGCAAACTCTATGATGTTCCTTTGAATGATATCAAAAGCCGAATTGCCGAAATGGCGGAACTTCTTGATATGCATGACTTTTTAGACCGGAAAGTAGATGTTCTTTCAACTGGTATGAAGCAAAAAGTATCTATCTGCCGCTCTATCATTCATAATCCACCAATCATGATCTTCGATGAACCGACTGCAGGACTTGATATTCTAACTGCAAGAACAATCGTATCTTTTATCTATAAATGTAAAGAAGAGGGGAAGTGTATCCTATTTTCGACCCATATTATGCGAGAAGCCGAACGTATTGCAGATAAAATTGAATTGATCCATCAAGGTCGACTATTAGCTGAAGGTACAATAGAAAACATGCGAGAGAAGACGGGATTAACTGATCTTGATGATATCTTCGTACATTATGTCAATGCATCCAAAATTCTCGATGAAGAGGTTAAAGCAGATGAGTATTAA
- a CDS encoding M55 family metallopeptidase encodes MRIYISLDMEGMPGTWNWEQEKRDRNSVKKAIYNHTKDVIEAILGSVENSKISEIIIADSHGMGDNLDYEITALDKRISLVSGSPRPFYMMPAFDKDISAVIFLGYHAGSGAAHGNMDHTYSNSRVHRLWINDIPMNEAFINAAYAGHYDIPVVLITGDQTLKEELQNTPLSEAEYVVTKQSIAKFAAMNYSMLKVQEELKEKVKIALQKIEQPLQRYKFTSPITLKILFNSSSMADVAALVPCTTRLDGRTIAFTHNDYAVVFETIVALTTIAYTVNP; translated from the coding sequence ATGCGGATATATATATCACTCGATATGGAAGGAATGCCCGGAACGTGGAACTGGGAGCAGGAAAAGAGAGACCGGAACAGCGTCAAAAAAGCCATTTACAATCACACCAAAGATGTTATAGAAGCAATTTTAGGAAGCGTCGAGAATAGTAAAATCAGCGAGATAATAATAGCTGACAGTCACGGGATGGGAGATAATCTTGATTATGAAATTACTGCACTTGACAAGAGAATTAGTTTGGTGTCCGGTTCTCCCCGTCCTTTTTATATGATGCCCGCCTTCGATAAAGATATTAGTGCCGTTATCTTTCTTGGTTATCATGCCGGTTCCGGAGCTGCTCACGGTAACATGGACCATACCTATTCCAATAGCCGGGTTCACAGACTTTGGATCAATGATATTCCAATGAATGAAGCTTTTATCAATGCGGCTTATGCCGGTCATTATGATATCCCGGTGGTTTTGATAACAGGTGATCAGACGTTGAAAGAAGAACTACAGAATACACCACTCTCGGAAGCAGAATATGTTGTTACTAAACAATCGATCGCAAAATTTGCTGCTATGAACTACTCAATGCTGAAAGTACAGGAAGAGTTAAAAGAAAAGGTTAAGATCGCTTTGCAAAAAATCGAACAACCTCTTCAAAGATATAAATTCACATCGCCTATTACACTCAAGATTCTTTTTAACAGCTCTTCCATGGCTGATGTAGCAGCTTTAGTACCATGTACTACCCGTCTTGACGGGAGAACAATCGCTTTTACTCATAATGATTATGCGGTTGTCTTTGAAACAATAGTAGCTTTGACAACTATTGCTTATACCGTAAATCCATGA
- a CDS encoding TetR/AcrR family transcriptional regulator: MIIHTKELSPKREALKKRIIETAFEMFSKYGLDNTTISNIAKSVGIGDGTIYLYFHNKTDLFIETYNLAIDIMLAEIDAILKKIDNPLARFYGIFDAAITVFQKRPEIIAYIVSNNFRLPRISLQDPTFQSFRYFMAYIQDICRTAIDKGFIREVDSGALAYYTHCILDYIARIWVISDYEVDMIKFKNTMLDITMYGLIP; the protein is encoded by the coding sequence ATGATCATACACACAAAAGAACTCTCTCCGAAACGAGAAGCATTAAAGAAACGAATTATTGAAACAGCTTTCGAAATGTTTTCAAAATATGGTTTAGATAATACTACCATTTCAAACATAGCTAAAAGCGTAGGTATTGGTGATGGAACTATCTATTTATATTTTCACAATAAAACAGATCTATTTATAGAGACATATAACTTAGCTATTGATATAATGTTAGCAGAAATTGATGCTATACTAAAAAAAATAGATAACCCTCTAGCAAGGTTTTATGGTATATTTGATGCTGCTATAACTGTTTTCCAAAAAAGACCAGAAATAATAGCCTATATAGTCAGTAATAATTTTCGATTACCACGAATCTCATTACAAGATCCTACTTTTCAGAGTTTTCGCTATTTTATGGCGTATATACAGGATATCTGTAGAACAGCCATTGATAAAGGTTTTATAAGGGAAGTAGATAGCGGAGCATTAGCTTATTACACACATTGTATATTAGACTACATTGCTCGAATCTGGGTTATAAGTGATTATGAAGTAGATATGATTAAATTCAAAAATACTATGTTAGATATTACTATGTATGGTCTAATTCCATAA
- the recO gene encoding DNA repair protein RecO yields MVSENTNFFHTEGILLKRQPYKENSVLCRCLTKDFGIISIIASGVYKEKSSLTGILEPFSQVQMELYKTQKTQIYTLRSANIVKSYLYGVDYQNTLLVNAAGELLLQCEFLIGESIDFYELLVDFLNYLTKSEYHYFLIFSRFVLKFFSLLGISIEMCCSNCMTKEFTYFYPQQDGFLCANCYKPLQYKSLIQLKQETSYALCNIYSLKQTKEKTISQEIIDEIKNVFLIHLSNHYNKKFHLNSLSDYK; encoded by the coding sequence ATGGTTAGTGAAAATACCAATTTTTTTCATACTGAGGGTATCTTGTTGAAGAGACAGCCCTATAAGGAAAACTCTGTTCTTTGTCGGTGCTTGACTAAAGATTTTGGTATTATCAGTATCATTGCTTCAGGAGTATATAAAGAAAAGAGTAGCTTAACAGGTATTTTGGAACCCTTTTCTCAGGTTCAAATGGAGTTATATAAAACACAGAAAACTCAAATATATACACTCCGCTCTGCTAATATAGTTAAATCATATCTTTATGGAGTAGATTATCAGAACACACTACTTGTCAATGCGGCGGGAGAATTACTATTGCAATGTGAGTTTCTGATTGGAGAAAGCATAGATTTTTATGAGTTGTTAGTTGATTTTCTTAACTACCTAACAAAATCCGAATATCATTACTTTCTGATATTTTCAAGATTTGTTCTGAAGTTTTTTTCTCTTCTGGGGATATCTATAGAGATGTGTTGCAGTAATTGCATGACAAAAGAGTTTACCTATTTTTATCCACAACAAGACGGTTTTTTATGTGCAAACTGTTACAAACCACTTCAATACAAGAGTCTTATTCAACTAAAACAGGAAACCTCTTATGCTTTGTGTAATATCTACAGTTTGAAACAGACTAAAGAAAAAACTATTTCCCAAGAGATTATTGATGAGATCAAGAATGTTTTCTTGATTCATTTGAGTAACCATTATAACAAGAAATTTCATCTGAATAGCTTATCTGACTATAAATAG
- a CDS encoding CBS domain-containing protein, whose translation MEIIISHTNCDFDGFASMLAASLLYPEAKLCLTGSVEVNLKSFLERYHNKFDLLKEKNVNPEEVTKIISVDNRDVTRMSKFGQYLTESEQKRKRVTVICYDHHPDSQTDIIGDYMHFDNTGACTTIMLDFLKNAGIQISPFYASIFALGIYEDTGNFTNANITAKDFAAVSYLFSLGASLNLIREFLPKEFTARQLELINHMLAICETISIKGIEISFIEIETEGFQDDIAYLLQTVKASRNLKLIFCICYREDKVQVIARNDYDFIYLDRLMQSMGGGGHKSAAFASMIREDGQNVKKSIIELVENQVLDYGTAGDIMTVPVDIVKTEMTVYEARDFLLNKNYSTLVIGDKGKIQGVLTKKDVSRAIHHNMGKMSVENSMSTNVITVKDNESIYTVYKTMVDFNIGRIPVVNEQGIVRGIITRSDLLHYHFHFHFQQQEIPTDFDNIKGLILKNLDEEIITLLKQAGHVAESLGMKAYVVGGFVRDLIMQRYNYDIDIVVEGDGLLFAQEYTKKFGKRYRPFPQFGTAYVILKNSRKIDVATARTEFYAGSGSLPEVEYSSIRNDLYRRDFTINSLAVCINPKQFGFLLDYFGGRRDIRLGVLKVLNNMSFIEDPIRILRAVRFEQRFGFNIETKTLHLLTSSLKLKSLKNVSVERIRTELVISCKKGSAGTFFMRLEELGILKDININLVFTTMKREICQRVYELSIWFTNSFPTEELETWICYHLALFEDVSLRIKLKIARQLKYSNLFTDSIRKTVYFIENYLPNIEKLRDSGEFGLLLKNYNLPSVIYLTAYSNKPEIKEKFVQYLTKTRFVSTELKGNDLISLGIPESKVIGRLLDELWKYKVNNLLPDRKAEISFIKEYIQRNNKV comes from the coding sequence ATGGAAATAATCATCAGCCATACAAATTGTGATTTTGACGGGTTTGCTTCTATGTTAGCAGCTTCACTTCTTTATCCAGAGGCAAAACTCTGTTTGACCGGATCAGTAGAGGTTAATTTGAAAAGCTTCTTAGAACGTTATCATAACAAATTTGATCTCTTAAAGGAAAAAAACGTCAATCCGGAAGAAGTGACAAAGATTATCTCAGTTGATAATAGAGATGTAACCAGGATGAGTAAGTTTGGTCAATATCTAACCGAAAGTGAACAGAAGCGGAAGAGAGTAACTGTAATATGTTATGATCATCACCCTGATTCTCAAACAGATATAATTGGCGATTATATGCATTTTGACAATACAGGTGCTTGTACAACCATAATGCTGGATTTCTTAAAAAATGCCGGCATTCAGATCAGTCCCTTTTATGCCTCAATATTTGCTTTGGGAATCTATGAAGATACAGGGAATTTTACTAATGCTAATATTACTGCAAAAGATTTTGCAGCAGTATCATATCTGTTCTCCTTAGGAGCTTCTCTCAATCTCATTCGTGAATTCTTGCCAAAGGAGTTTACAGCCAGACAGTTGGAATTAATCAATCATATGTTAGCTATCTGTGAAACTATATCAATCAAAGGTATTGAGATCTCTTTCATTGAGATAGAGACAGAAGGATTTCAGGATGATATTGCGTATCTTCTACAGACAGTAAAGGCGAGCCGAAATCTTAAACTTATCTTTTGTATTTGCTATCGTGAAGACAAAGTACAGGTTATTGCCAGAAATGATTATGATTTTATTTACTTAGACAGATTAATGCAATCAATGGGTGGTGGTGGTCATAAATCTGCAGCTTTTGCTTCGATGATAAGAGAAGATGGTCAAAATGTGAAGAAATCTATCATCGAGTTAGTGGAGAATCAGGTCTTAGATTATGGTACTGCAGGAGATATTATGACTGTCCCGGTTGACATTGTAAAAACGGAAATGACGGTATATGAAGCCCGAGATTTTCTTTTGAACAAAAATTACAGCACTCTAGTCATTGGTGATAAAGGAAAGATTCAAGGGGTATTAACAAAAAAGGATGTTAGTCGTGCCATACATCACAACATGGGTAAAATGTCAGTAGAAAATTCTATGTCAACGAATGTTATTACAGTTAAAGATAATGAATCTATTTATACGGTTTACAAAACAATGGTTGATTTCAATATTGGCAGGATACCTGTTGTTAATGAACAAGGTATAGTACGTGGTATAATTACCCGTAGTGATCTATTACATTATCATTTCCATTTTCATTTCCAACAGCAGGAGATCCCTACTGATTTTGATAATATCAAAGGGTTGATACTGAAGAATCTGGACGAAGAAATCATTACCCTGTTAAAACAAGCAGGACATGTAGCAGAATCTTTAGGGATGAAGGCGTATGTAGTCGGTGGTTTCGTTAGGGATCTTATCATGCAACGCTATAACTACGATATAGATATTGTAGTTGAGGGAGATGGATTGCTATTTGCTCAAGAATATACCAAAAAATTCGGCAAGAGATACAGACCTTTCCCTCAATTTGGGACTGCTTATGTGATTTTAAAGAATAGTCGCAAGATAGATGTTGCCACTGCTCGAACAGAGTTTTATGCAGGTTCTGGTAGTTTACCAGAAGTGGAATATTCCAGTATAAGAAATGATCTATATCGTCGTGATTTCACAATAAATAGCTTGGCTGTTTGTATTAATCCGAAACAATTTGGATTCTTATTAGATTATTTCGGTGGAAGAAGAGATATAAGACTGGGAGTCTTAAAAGTCTTGAACAATATGAGTTTTATTGAAGATCCGATAAGGATTCTTAGGGCAGTTCGTTTTGAACAGCGATTTGGTTTTAACATAGAGACTAAAACTCTACATCTTTTAACCAGCAGCTTGAAACTGAAGAGTTTAAAAAATGTTTCTGTTGAAAGGATAAGAACAGAATTGGTCATATCATGTAAAAAAGGGTCAGCAGGTACTTTCTTTATGCGTTTAGAGGAGTTGGGCATACTCAAGGATATCAATATAAATCTTGTCTTTACCACAATGAAAAGAGAGATATGTCAGCGAGTTTACGAGCTATCTATTTGGTTTACTAATAGTTTTCCAACAGAAGAGTTAGAAACATGGATCTGCTATCATCTGGCTCTTTTTGAAGATGTAAGTCTCCGGATTAAGCTTAAGATAGCACGACAGCTAAAATATTCGAATCTGTTCACCGACAGTATTAGAAAAACTGTATATTTCATAGAAAACTATCTTCCCAATATCGAGAAATTACGAGATAGTGGTGAGTTTGGTTTATTGTTAAAGAATTATAATCTCCCATCGGTAATTTATCTCACAGCATATTCAAATAAACCGGAGATAAAAGAAAAGTTTGTCCAGTATTTAACAAAAACACGTTTTGTAAGTACAGAGTTAAAAGGTAATGATCTCATTTCCTTAGGTATACCTGAAAGCAAAGTAATTGGTCGCCTTCTTGATGAACTATGGAAATATAAGGTGAATAACTTGCTTCCTGATAGGAAAGCAGAGATCTCTTTTATTAAAGAGTATATACAAAGGAATAATAAAGTATAG
- a CDS encoding ABC transporter permease, translating to MSIKKIFIVYRKEMLDLFRDRRTIISSIVIPIILYPVLMIGFNTLLSRQTVKLHEQEVIIYIIDNAQDEYSQLVYDKLEETPRLQILQPVESYEQLFNEKLIQALVTLDSEDISDDFTYLNAKITYNRVDEKSELAYSIISRVLRDLEKDMIGSRLRAINISEDILKVIEIEAEDVATEQQTLGMILARILPYFLILISISGASVAAVDLVAGEKERGTLETILVSAAKRSELVLGKFSAVISISLITVLLNLASIFFSFRHLVSQAAQTVAIQIPFGSLFLILILMVPMIIFFAAIVFSFSTYSRNMKESYSYTQPLMIVAMLLSLVSALPAIDTTFGMTLIPVINVSLMIKEIMLGDLNIALYLSTLISTCILVVLAVAFSIRLFYKEEVLFRTTEDSLITGGKKGGWKVLSPGFAMLFFIVILLLFYYVGLSWQIRDLEQGLIRTLIFLVFLPILIVIRFGKLDMKETLSIRGTKPLNYITILLISIPIFILVNLLAQIINIIYPFPEHYLESFQQLFFLEGRTFWYSLFVIALLPGITEEVMFRGYFIKAFREKGVWNSILASGILFAVLHLDMFRFIPVAILGFWLGYTLLRTRSIFIPILAHTANNALALIVARYGDYIPGIQYIIKDDMITWWTAVPAVIILILIFKVFNKTNDPLSLKEQPI from the coding sequence ATGAGTATTAAAAAGATCTTTATTGTCTATCGTAAAGAGATGCTTGACCTTTTCAGAGATAGAAGAACAATAATTTCATCAATAGTAATACCGATCATCCTATACCCTGTCCTTATGATAGGTTTCAATACTCTGTTATCTCGCCAAACGGTTAAACTACATGAACAAGAAGTCATAATCTATATTATTGATAATGCTCAAGATGAATACTCTCAATTGGTTTATGATAAACTTGAAGAGACACCAAGATTGCAGATATTGCAACCAGTAGAGAGTTATGAACAACTTTTTAATGAGAAACTCATCCAAGCACTAGTAACTCTTGATTCTGAAGATATTAGTGATGACTTTACATATCTAAATGCAAAGATAACCTATAACCGAGTAGATGAAAAGAGTGAACTGGCTTATAGTATAATAAGCAGGGTTTTGAGAGACCTTGAGAAAGATATGATCGGCAGTAGACTACGAGCCATCAATATCTCAGAAGATATTCTTAAAGTGATTGAAATAGAAGCAGAAGATGTAGCGACTGAACAACAAACTTTAGGAATGATATTAGCTCGTATTCTACCTTACTTTCTTATTTTGATATCAATTAGTGGAGCATCAGTAGCAGCTGTTGATCTTGTAGCTGGCGAAAAGGAGAGAGGAACGCTGGAAACGATACTGGTTAGTGCAGCCAAAAGAAGCGAATTAGTACTCGGTAAGTTTTCTGCAGTTATTAGTATTTCTTTAATCACTGTTTTGTTGAATTTAGCGAGTATCTTCTTTTCTTTTCGTCATCTTGTATCTCAAGCTGCTCAGACTGTGGCTATCCAAATACCTTTTGGCAGTCTCTTCCTTATTCTTATACTAATGGTTCCCATGATCATTTTCTTTGCCGCAATAGTCTTCTCATTTTCTACTTATTCACGCAACATGAAAGAGAGCTATAGCTATACCCAACCATTGATGATAGTAGCAATGCTCTTATCTCTTGTTAGTGCTTTGCCGGCAATAGATACTACTTTTGGGATGACATTGATTCCAGTGATCAATGTATCTCTCATGATAAAAGAGATCATGCTCGGAGATCTAAATATTGCTCTTTATCTATCTACCTTAATATCGACTTGTATCTTGGTAGTTTTAGCCGTTGCTTTCTCTATAAGATTATTTTATAAAGAAGAGGTTTTGTTTAGAACAACAGAAGATTCTCTTATCACAGGCGGGAAAAAAGGGGGTTGGAAAGTACTCTCACCTGGCTTTGCCATGCTATTCTTTATTGTTATTCTGTTACTATTTTATTATGTTGGCTTGAGTTGGCAAATTCGAGATTTAGAACAGGGACTGATCAGAACTTTAATTTTCCTAGTATTCCTTCCTATTCTCATTGTCATAAGGTTCGGAAAGCTTGATATGAAAGAAACTTTGAGTATAAGAGGAACAAAACCACTAAATTATATCACAATTCTTCTCATATCAATTCCCATTTTTATCTTAGTTAATCTCCTTGCTCAAATCATCAATATCATCTATCCTTTTCCTGAACACTACCTCGAGAGTTTTCAGCAGCTATTTTTCCTTGAGGGGAGAACATTTTGGTATTCATTATTTGTGATTGCTCTATTACCAGGTATAACTGAAGAAGTGATGTTTCGAGGATATTTTATCAAAGCATTTCGTGAGAAAGGGGTCTGGAACAGTATATTAGCCAGCGGAATACTTTTTGCTGTGTTACATCTAGATATGTTTAGATTCATTCCGGTAGCTATACTTGGATTCTGGCTTGGATATACTCTCTTAAGGACAAGAAGCATCTTTATTCCTATTTTAGCCCATACTGCCAATAATGCACTTGCTCTTATAGTCGCCAGATATGGAGATTATATTCCCGGTATCCAGTACATAATTAAAGATGATATGATTACTTGGTGGACTGCTGTTCCTGCAGTTATCATTCTTATTTTGATTTTCAAGGTATTTAATAAAACGAACGATCCGCTGTCTTTAAAGGAACAACCTATTTAG
- the pruA gene encoding L-glutamate gamma-semialdehyde dehydrogenase — MIVPKPLNEKILYYRKGSRERELLVSELNRIRNEFVDIPAFIGTKEIRTGKISNIIEPHNHSHKIGQFHTVDRKEIEQAMKVVQNAWIEWSSFPYQHRAAIFLRAAELLSVKYRHQFNAIVMLSLSKNVHQAEIDTAELIDFWRFNPYYAEQIWRKHTLISPQGEWNYLDPRPLEGFIFAITPFNFASIAGNLPTAPAILGNTVIWKPASNAVYPAYFIMKILKEAGLPDGVINMIPGSGNEVGDIVLESPSLSGIHFTGSTKVFNHIWKTIGSNIDKYRTYPRIVGETGGKDFIFVHKSANIDSLITAVVRGAFEYQGQKCSAASRMYIPESVWEEFKEKLITTLDSVKTGTPLDFHNFHNAVIDKKSFQKIVSYIEDVKQSKVTEIIFGGNFDDKKGYFIEPTVVRTTDPNYITMREEIFGPLLTIFVYPDDEYKKTLYLCESTSEYGLTGSIFSNDQQSIILAEKILRHSAGNFYINDKPTGAVVGQQPFGGSRKSGTNDKAGSIANLLRWISMRSVKVNYLPPIDYKYPFME, encoded by the coding sequence ATGATAGTACCTAAACCACTAAACGAAAAGATTTTATACTATCGTAAAGGTAGTAGAGAAAGAGAACTGTTAGTCAGTGAATTAAATAGAATTAGAAATGAGTTTGTTGATATACCAGCATTTATTGGTACTAAAGAGATCAGAACAGGAAAGATCTCTAACATAATTGAACCACATAATCATTCTCACAAAATTGGGCAATTTCATACTGTAGATAGAAAAGAAATTGAACAGGCAATGAAAGTAGTCCAAAATGCTTGGATTGAGTGGTCTTCGTTCCCTTATCAACATCGTGCAGCCATTTTTTTAAGAGCTGCTGAACTACTTAGCGTTAAATACCGTCATCAATTCAATGCTATAGTTATGTTAAGTCTGAGTAAAAATGTCCATCAGGCAGAGATAGATACTGCTGAATTAATTGACTTCTGGAGATTCAATCCTTACTATGCTGAGCAAATTTGGCGTAAGCATACTCTCATATCTCCACAGGGTGAATGGAATTACCTTGATCCAAGACCTTTAGAAGGTTTCATCTTCGCTATTACACCTTTTAACTTTGCCTCTATAGCCGGAAATCTACCAACGGCTCCGGCTATATTAGGAAATACGGTAATATGGAAACCAGCCAGTAATGCTGTCTATCCGGCATATTTCATAATGAAAATTCTAAAAGAAGCCGGATTACCCGATGGAGTGATTAACATGATTCCTGGATCAGGCAATGAAGTTGGTGATATAGTCTTAGAGAGCCCGAGTCTATCAGGAATACATTTCACCGGTAGTACAAAAGTATTTAATCACATCTGGAAAACGATAGGCAGCAATATCGATAAGTATAGAACTTATCCCCGTATAGTAGGTGAGACAGGAGGTAAAGATTTCATCTTTGTTCATAAATCTGCTAATATAGATAGTCTTATCACAGCAGTCGTTAGAGGAGCTTTTGAATATCAGGGACAGAAATGTTCTGCTGCCTCAAGAATGTATATCCCGGAGAGTGTCTGGGAAGAATTTAAAGAAAAACTGATAACAACATTGGATTCGGTAAAAACAGGAACTCCTCTTGATTTTCACAACTTTCACAATGCTGTAATTGATAAGAAGAGTTTTCAAAAGATAGTTAGTTATATTGAAGATGTGAAGCAAAGCAAAGTCACTGAGATCATTTTTGGTGGCAATTTTGATGATAAAAAAGGCTATTTTATTGAACCTACGGTAGTAAGAACTACAGACCCTAATTATATTACAATGCGAGAAGAGATCTTCGGTCCTTTATTGACAATCTTTGTCTATCCTGATGATGAATACAAAAAGACTCTTTACTTATGTGAATCTACTTCGGAGTATGGTTTAACCGGTTCAATATTTTCTAATGATCAACAGAGCATAATACTAGCAGAAAAAATACTAAGGCATAGTGCCGGTAATTTTTATATAAATGATAAACCGACAGGTGCTGTTGTCGGTCAACAACCTTTTGGCGGCAGCAGAAAGTCTGGAACAAATGACAAGGCAGGATCAATAGCTAATCTTCTTCGGTGGATTTCGATGAGATCAGTAAAAGTTAACTATCTTCCTCCAATAGATTATAAGTATCCTTTTATGGAGTAA
- a CDS encoding tail fiber domain-containing protein, which translates to SGEFNTAIGTNALYTSNGYGNTAIGNATLFENETGNYNTAAGMWSMYENINGNYNTAHGVSAGDWRTNITYGTFVGADAYASANSLTNVAGYGYNARPTASNQVRIGNSSVSSIGGWAGWTNLWDSRYSRNIEDDVVGLEFITKLRPVTYQLDVHGLANELDEDCRRDADGNSYIDTPGIKDQQGRSEKSTIRYSGFVAEEVERAARESGFDFSGVDVPKNDSDFYGLRYAEFVVPLVKAVQEQQEIIDRQQRQIDELLHRIMILESRGN; encoded by the coding sequence CTAGTGGGGAATTTAATACAGCAATTGGAACTAATGCTCTTTATACTTCTAATGGTTATGGTAATACAGCCATTGGGAATGCAACACTTTTTGAGAATGAAACAGGCAACTACAACACAGCTGCAGGTATGTGGTCAATGTATGAGAATATCAATGGTAATTATAACACAGCCCATGGAGTTTCCGCTGGAGATTGGCGTACCAATATTACTTATGGTACTTTTGTTGGTGCAGATGCATATGCCAGCGCAAATAGCTTAACGAATGTTGCCGGTTACGGCTATAATGCAAGACCTACAGCCAGTAATCAGGTTCGTATTGGTAACAGTTCTGTTAGTTCCATTGGTGGCTGGGCTGGTTGGACTAATCTATGGGATAGCAGATACAGTAGAAATATAGAGGATGATGTAGTTGGCTTAGAATTTATTACTAAATTGCGTCCGGTGACTTATCAGCTTGATGTGCATGGATTGGCTAATGAACTGGATGAAGACTGCCGTCGTGATGCAGATGGAAACAGCTACATTGATACCCCCGGTATTAAAGACCAACAGGGAAGATCAGAAAAAAGTACCATCCGTTATAGCGGCTTTGTTGCTGAAGAAGTGGAAAGAGCCGCCCGGGAAAGTGGATTCGATTTCAGTGGTGTTGACGTTCCTAAGAACGATAGTGATTTCTATGGTTTGCGTTATGCTGAATTTGTTGTACCTCTTGTCAAAGCTGTTCAGGAACAGCAGGAGATAATTGATAGACAACAGAGACAGATTGATGAGTTACTACATCGAATAATGATTCTGGAAAGCAGGGGTAACTAA